GCGCACTCAGCGCCGCGTCCCACCAAACGCCACGTCAGGCCGCGCGCAGCTCACGGGACGGGACTACAACTCCCGGCAGCCCCTGCGCACTCAGCGCCGCGTCCCACCAAACGCCGCGTCGGGCCGCGCGCAGCTCACAGGACGGGACAACAACTCCCGGCGGCCCCGCGCGGCGCGAGCCCGGCAACAGTCCTCGCGCGGCCCCCGGCCAGGCTCGGCTGGCCGCGGACCTTCACCGCCCTCCCGGGCCGCTCTGGGGGCGGCACCGGCCAGCACGGCACGAGCCAAGGGCAGGCCGGAGCCGCGGGGGAGAACCCGCCCCGTGtctgtgccccccgcccaccccgccGAGCCAGGGGCAGGGCTCGCTCACCCCTGCCACTTGTTTGACACAGGCTACCTTGGAGGAGCTAAGGCAGAAACAAGATACCAGAACTGTTATTTCTCCAAAAACAGCTTTTTAGAAACCAGAGTTTTGTACAATCCCCCATAGAAAAGATCCCGGCCGGGGCCAGGCCAGCTCCTCCACTAGTAAAAACGCTTGTTCCGCTCCTGCCGTCTCTGGAAGACCACAGCCCCCACCACAGCACACACAATGATGCCCAGCAGGgcgcagagcagcagcaggaacacCTTCCAGCCAGTCAGGGGCCCACTTCGGAAATTCCCTGTCGGGTCATCCACGTTGTCTGTGGGCAGGAAAGAACAAGGCTTAGAGCAGAGAGATTTACCTCCACCAAGTCTCCTGTTCCACCTTGAGCTTGGGATCTCCCATAGTTAACAAACGGGCTAATGCTGACCTGCCAAATCCCCCTCCCAAGAGAGTGGCTTTTGGACAAGTCAACGTCACATGTCTATCGTTACTGTGTTAAGAGCAGGCAGGGAGATCCCATTGCACAGGCTGGGGTAGAAaaatccccacacacccccaagcTGTATGTGAGAAATGCCCTCCCACCAGGGATGCTATGCAATGTTGGATCTCACACTGCTTGTGGCCGAGGGCCCAGCATTGGTCTATTTAGGTCAGCGCTCAGCAGGCCTGAAGGAATGACACAGGAAGCATCTATCATGGGTCTCCAGAGACCAGAAGATTCACCTTTTGGTGACTTAAGGAGGCTGACACTGGGCTCAATCTTTGTCCAGTCGATGTTCTCTTCCTCTGGTGGATGCTGTACCATCAGCTGAAATAGCTTCATTGAGATGATGTCATGATTGTCTAGGAAACAAGCATCAATTATTAGATGATGGCACAGCCCTTTCTGAGCTGCATGCCCTCAGAGACACATGAAAAGATTCCTCTCATGCTCTGCCATGCCCTGGTCTCCCTCAGGCCCACCCTCCCTGACTCAGAGACCTGGCTTCCATTGGGGAGGCATTCCCCCGCTGCCTAACCAAAGAGCCTGCTCTCTTTCCCAGGCTGCTTGTCTCCTCTCCTGCATGGTTAAGAACTCCAAGTGCTCAGCCCGCTGCAAGAAAGCGCTGGAAAGCCACTCCACCCACAGCaccatgccccagcccccagaGCTGGCTTGGGTTGAGAACATATTCCAATTCAAAAGGTGCTCTCACCAGACAGGTCCCCTGTGCCAGCAGAAGCCCCAAAGAAGTAGCCAGTGGGCAGTCGGACTCCTGCAATGTCAATGCAGTTCTTCCACTCATTCTTGTCCTCCACATCGGTCATCACCTGCCAGGAAAAGGCAATGTCAGTTCAGGGCGTAGAAGCAAGGGCATCAGAGCCTTCTGAAGCCGGAagcaggagtggggccagggagccCACCTCACCTCCCATCCGGGGCcaaaagcagccccctgccctggctccaggtcCGGCCCATCGTAAGCGTATGTGGAGGGTTTGTATTGGCTACTCACAGCCACCTGTGTGGCTCTCCCTGACCCAGCTCAAGCAGGGGCCTTagagctgcagcccagccatAAAGGCAGCACAGGCAGTTGTGGGGAGGGACGGCACGGATCCTCCACCTGCCGGTGGTGTCAGGTGTCCACCgacagcagcccctggcctgtgtcccggccccccagggcaggcagaggtccaggctgcagctccccacagcagtcTGTGCGGCTCTTAGCATGGCCGGGCTGTGGCTCTGAGGCCTGCCCCATCCAGCCAGGTCAGGGGGAGACATGAGCGGCTGTGGTGAGCCGGCACAGAGTCATGGACCATCTACTTCCAgcgggctgggagcccgggggacaggccaggggctgctgtcAGCCCCTGGCCCCatgcaggcaggtggagggtccacatgCACGGCTCCCACAACTgcccgggctcccctccccggctGGACTCCACGGtagcctggtggtggtggtggggggtcctgggggcgggcggggggaagaggaggggaagggggtaggTCTGCCCCAGCAAAAGTCTACTTTGAAAAAGTGGGAGAGCCTTGGCCCCTTCTGTTCTAGCACCACGGTGcagagccctgcccagcccagcctagCCTCACCCTCTCTAGAGCCACAGTGGCAAGAGGGCAGGTTGGCTGATCCAGGTGTTGGGAGGACAGCCCTTTCTCAGCATATCACCCCTTGGCCTTGACAGCGCTGCCATTCCCACCACTGTCCTTCCCAGCACAAACTCAACTGCACGGCTCAGAGAGCCTACAACAGGCATGAAGCCCAGCGCCATCTCCAAACACATCTCACCGTCAGCCGGCCCCTGGAGTAACGAACTGCCAGGAAAGTGTCATGGTTCTGATTTCGAAGATCAGCTGTGCAGCCAGCTAGCTCTGTCCAGCGCCCATCCTTACTGTGATCATAGGCCAGGGAGCCGTTGTTCACCATGGCAGAGATGTATGGGAACACACGCTGTAGGTGCGGAGAAGGAGAACATTACTCTGAGCCTTCTACAGGCTGGGAGAGATCTGCATTCGGGACAGATGTGTCCCACAAGCCTGAGCCTCCACCTAACAGGGCCCGTGTGCATACCCCATAGGACTAGGCACCTAACCGGGGCACAGACCTACCATCCCCTGTGGCACTGAAGCTATGGCTTTGCCTAAAGGGGCCTAATGAAGAAGAGCAGCAAATAAGTCAAAGGTTCTTTTCTAGGTTGACGTCAGGATGTATTTTGTTGAGGGAAACAGATATAGAGAGATCCTTCCATCCAGTCCTTAGGCCATTCATTTCCCAAGTGTCTCAGTTGGAGCACACAAAACGATCAGATGAGCACAGAATTAGGAAGGCTCCAAGCAAGGGAGCAGTTCTTTCTGCCTGCCCATCCTGAGCACAGACAATGACCAGCTCCATAAGGTTTGTAGTgagaaataaacctccctcctAGCATTTTCTTCCTCCCTAACATGCTTCTGACCCCTTTGATACAGGATGGGCCGCCTCAGATCTTGATTGTTTTTATTACTTGGattccagtagcacctaggagaccAGGATCACACtgtactagacactgtacaagcacagttccaaagagtttacaattgaagtataaaacaagagacaccAGATGGTCATAGACAGATGTGGAAGTACAAGCAAACAAGATAATACTGGTTGGCATAAAAGGCAGCAGTCTCTGCACACTAGTGGCTTAACCATTGTCAAGCTTTTTTTGTGCAGGCATCACAGAAAAGGAGAGCCTTTGGGAGAATGCTGAAGGAGCTTTGCGGATGCTCAGGAAAAGCTCCTCCCAAatatgaggggcagcatgggagaaagcacaaaggtgttcatttgaaaatgtagacaaacgAGCAGTGGAAGTGGGCATCATCAATCACTCAGATGTGAGCATCCAAAGATCATTAGTGGAGGACAGGTAGTGGGGAGAGACCacgaagggccttgaaagtgaagacaagcagcttgcGTTTGATGAGACAGAGAAGATGGAGCCAGTGGATCTTGTTAGATGAAAGTTACCATGGCAGCCAGAAGATGTAACAAGACTTGCACACACATGGGAGAAAGGAGGAGAATCAACAACAAAGATACACCCCCTGGTGAGCACGTTTTGGATGGCTTTCTGCCAAGCTGAGCTGTGGGCTTAAGAGTTAGTACAGGAACGATAAGACAAAATCCTTTTACTATTCTTTTCCATTTCCATTGTGTTTGTTTGCAACCAAGGGCAGGACTAATCTGGCAGGATTAACCTATGATCTAGCAACGGACGTTTACTAAATCGTCATAAGGGCTGAAAGCTCCCTGAGAGACCTGGATGAAGTGGGGGAACTCAGGGCAGGTTTTCTTTGATCTgcaattttaaatttttcctttaTATATTTAGTAAGTGGCGCGAGGGTCGTGTTTCTTCCTTGCATCTCTCCCCCAGGTCAGCAGGAATCAGAGACCCTGAAAATAGGTTCTTTCGAGCTAGGAAATCTGGCGTGTGCCAGTGACTCAACATGTCCTTACCCTCCCCTTTTTCCTACTACATAcatctcttcctctcccttccgCTGCAGGAAGTACAGTCAGGCTAGCCACAGCCCCTTGCCCCCACAACAGGTGATGTGCTAAGACCACAAAGCAAGAAAAGACAGCCCCTTGGTGCTAGTCACAATGAGCCCTGTCCATGCTGCCAGGAGCCTGAGACCTCCCCAGGCTTCCTGTCACCACTTACCTCTGTTGCTTCATCATTGGGGTATGTGTCCAGGAAAATGGCC
The nucleotide sequence above comes from Chelonia mydas isolate rCheMyd1 chromosome 8, rCheMyd1.pri.v2, whole genome shotgun sequence. Encoded proteins:
- the LMAN2 gene encoding vesicular integral-membrane protein VIP36 isoform X2, producing MPLWDFQGSTMLTSQYVRLTPDERSKEGSIWNRVPCFLKDWELHVHFKIHGAGKKNLHGDGFALWYTQERLMPGPVFGSKDNFHGLAIFLDTYPNDEATERVFPYISAMVNNGSLAYDHSKDGRWTELAGCTADLRNQNHDTFLAVRYSRGRLTVMTDVEDKNEWKNCIDIAGVRLPTGYFFGASAGTGDLSDNHDIISMKLFQLMVQHPPEEENIDWTKIEPSVSLLKSPKDNVDDPTGNFRSGPLTGWKVFLLLLCALLGIIVCAVVGAVVFQRRQERNKRFY
- the LMAN2 gene encoding vesicular integral-membrane protein VIP36 isoform X1 → MAAGPGGGGCARRGRWGRGCPVRGLLCAALLLLASGLRRGAAELTDGNNEHLKREHSLTKPYQGVGSSSMPLWDFQGSTMLTSQYVRLTPDERSKEGSIWNRVPCFLKDWELHVHFKIHGAGKKNLHGDGFALWYTQERLMPGPVFGSKDNFHGLAIFLDTYPNDEATERVFPYISAMVNNGSLAYDHSKDGRWTELAGCTADLRNQNHDTFLAVRYSRGRLTVMTDVEDKNEWKNCIDIAGVRLPTGYFFGASAGTGDLSDNHDIISMKLFQLMVQHPPEEENIDWTKIEPSVSLLKSPKDNVDDPTGNFRSGPLTGWKVFLLLLCALLGIIVCAVVGAVVFQRRQERNKRFY